A region of Streptomyces sp. NBC_01267 DNA encodes the following proteins:
- a CDS encoding MarR family winged helix-turn-helix transcriptional regulator, translating into METETATPWLSDAEQCAWRTYLDVNRLLTYQLEKDLQPFGLTMNDYEILVNLSEAEDKRMRMSDLAAATLQSKSRLSHQITRMEKAELVRREHCESDRRGLFAVLTDLGGETMQKVAPHHVASVRNHFVGLLTPEALADLRESLTPVADQLRGLRKG; encoded by the coding sequence ATGGAGACCGAGACAGCCACCCCTTGGCTGAGCGATGCCGAGCAGTGCGCCTGGCGCACCTACCTGGACGTCAACAGGCTGCTGACGTACCAGCTGGAGAAGGACCTCCAGCCGTTCGGGCTGACCATGAACGACTACGAGATCCTGGTCAATCTCTCGGAGGCGGAGGACAAGCGGATGCGGATGAGCGATCTCGCCGCCGCCACCCTCCAGTCCAAGAGCCGCCTCTCGCACCAGATCACCCGCATGGAGAAGGCCGAACTGGTCCGCAGGGAGCACTGCGAGTCCGACCGGCGCGGGCTGTTCGCCGTCCTCACCGACCTCGGCGGCGAGACCATGCAGAAGGTCGCACCGCACCATGTCGCGTCGGTGCGCAACCACTTCGTCGGCCTGCTGACCCCCGAGGCGCTGGCCGACCTGCGTGAGTCGCTGACGCCGGTCGCGGATCAGCTCCGGGGACTCCGCAAGGGCTGA
- a CDS encoding AIM24 family protein: MTGPVVHDPMTLPANDNVNNYTFCVELKSSQWFLQKGKMIAYYGRIDYSGFGNGRLDHLLRSSFHSPIHAADWVVAEGSGKMLLADRAFDVNSYDLEDGNLTIRSGNLLAFEPSLALKQSIVPGFLTLLGTGTFVAASNGPVVFMEPPIRVDPQALVGWADCPSPCHHYDHAYMTGVLGGIRSLTGLGGTSGEEHQFEFVGAGTVLLQSTEALLPEQPTGPVPDEPGIPGGQGPRSGQNSAGSRFPGQVGDLQRRFGL; this comes from the coding sequence GTGACGGGACCCGTGGTCCACGACCCGATGACGTTGCCCGCCAACGACAACGTCAACAACTACACCTTCTGCGTGGAGCTCAAGAGCAGTCAGTGGTTCCTGCAGAAGGGCAAGATGATCGCCTACTACGGGCGCATCGACTACAGCGGATTCGGCAACGGCCGCCTCGACCATCTGCTGCGCAGCAGCTTCCACTCGCCGATCCACGCCGCGGACTGGGTGGTGGCGGAGGGCTCGGGGAAGATGCTGCTCGCCGACCGGGCCTTCGATGTGAATTCGTACGACCTGGAGGACGGCAACCTCACGATCCGCTCGGGGAACCTGCTGGCCTTCGAGCCCTCGCTGGCCCTGAAGCAGTCGATCGTGCCGGGCTTCCTCACGCTGCTCGGCACGGGCACGTTCGTGGCCGCCTCGAACGGTCCCGTCGTCTTCATGGAGCCGCCGATCCGGGTGGACCCGCAGGCGCTGGTCGGCTGGGCGGACTGTCCGTCGCCGTGCCACCACTACGACCACGCCTACATGACAGGGGTGCTGGGCGGGATCAGATCGCTCACCGGTCTCGGCGGTACGTCCGGCGAGGAGCACCAGTTCGAGTTCGTGGGGGCCGGGACCGTGCTGCTCCAGTCGACCGAGGCGCTGCTGCCGGAGCAGCCGACCGGGCCGGTGCCGGACGAGCCCGGAATTCCTGGTGGACAAGGACCGCGTTCCGGCCAAAACAGCGCAGGATCGCGGTTTCCCGGCCAGGTCGGAGATCTTCAGCGCCGCTTCGGGCTGTGA
- a CDS encoding AIM24 family protein has translation MPFGEINSKMVEATVVPGQKLYCQRGAMLAYKGDVTFTPNIQGGQGGVLSMIGRRVANEATPLMTVEGNGTVMFGHGGHHIQLITLAGDTLYVEADRLLAFDGSLKQGTMFMGSQGGVMGMVRGQVAGQGLFTTTLKGHGAVAVMAHGGVVELPITPQQPVHVDPQAYVAHHGDVRNKLSAALGWREMVGRGSGEAFQLELSGNGSVYVQASEEKL, from the coding sequence ATGCCGTTCGGTGAGATCAACTCGAAGATGGTCGAGGCGACGGTGGTCCCCGGCCAGAAGCTGTACTGCCAGCGCGGCGCGATGCTCGCGTACAAGGGCGACGTGACCTTCACCCCGAACATCCAGGGCGGGCAGGGCGGGGTGCTGTCCATGATCGGGCGGCGGGTGGCGAACGAGGCGACCCCGCTGATGACGGTCGAGGGGAACGGCACGGTGATGTTCGGTCACGGCGGCCACCACATCCAGCTGATCACCCTGGCCGGCGACACCCTGTACGTGGAGGCGGACCGGCTGCTGGCGTTCGACGGGTCGCTCAAGCAGGGCACGATGTTCATGGGCTCGCAGGGCGGGGTCATGGGGATGGTGCGCGGCCAGGTGGCCGGCCAGGGGCTCTTCACCACGACGCTGAAGGGCCACGGCGCGGTGGCGGTGATGGCACACGGCGGCGTCGTGGAGCTGCCGATCACGCCGCAGCAGCCGGTGCACGTCGATCCACAGGCGTACGTCGCCCACCACGGGGACGTACGCAACAAGCTCTCCGCGGCGCTCGGCTGGCGGGAGATGGTCGGCCGGGGCTCGGGCGAGGCGTTCCAGCTGGAGCTGTCGGGCAACGGCTCGGTGTACGTACAGGCCTCGGAGGAGAAGCTGTGA
- a CDS encoding AIM24 family protein: protein MAQFRLQGSRMLAVDMTGDAVKAKNGSMVAYDGQMTFKKMTGGGEGLRGMVTRRLTGEQMTVMEVRGKGTCYFADRATEINLVALHGEKLHVEASNLLCTDAGLRTGTTFTGLRGASQGNGLFTTTVEGTGQAAILSDGPAVVLRVSPQYPLQVDPGAYIAHTGSLRQHFQTGVGFRTFMGEGSGESFQIRFEGEGLVYVQPSERSTIGGDV, encoded by the coding sequence GTGGCTCAGTTCCGACTCCAAGGCAGCAGGATGCTCGCCGTCGACATGACAGGCGACGCCGTCAAAGCGAAGAACGGCTCGATGGTCGCCTACGACGGCCAGATGACCTTCAAGAAGATGACCGGCGGCGGTGAGGGCCTCCGCGGGATGGTGACCCGGCGGCTGACCGGTGAGCAGATGACCGTGATGGAGGTGCGTGGCAAGGGCACGTGCTACTTCGCGGACCGTGCCACCGAGATCAATCTCGTCGCGCTGCACGGCGAGAAGCTCCATGTCGAGGCGAGCAACCTCCTCTGCACGGACGCCGGGCTGCGCACCGGGACGACCTTCACCGGCCTGCGCGGCGCCTCCCAGGGCAACGGTCTGTTCACCACCACCGTCGAGGGGACCGGGCAGGCCGCGATCCTGTCGGACGGTCCGGCGGTCGTGCTGCGGGTGAGCCCCCAGTACCCGCTCCAGGTCGACCCCGGCGCGTACATCGCGCACACCGGCAGTCTCCGGCAGCACTTCCAGACGGGTGTCGGCTTCCGCACGTTCATGGGCGAGGGGTCCGGCGAGTCCTTCCAGATCCGCTTCGAGGGCGAGGGCCTGGTGTACGTGCAGCCCAGCGAGCGTTCCACCATCGGGGGCGACGTCTGA
- a CDS encoding DUF3817 domain-containing protein translates to MDIKTASAIRRLRLVSAPEGVSFLLLLVCSVLKRTTDFNAVPVMGMVHGILFVLYVIFWADAWNRTKWPAKTAALYFVLSVLPTGGFFAERKLRREAENAIIASRARREGVVEAS, encoded by the coding sequence GTGGACATCAAGACCGCATCCGCAATCCGCCGCCTCCGCCTGGTATCCGCCCCCGAAGGCGTCTCCTTCCTGCTGCTGCTCGTCTGCTCCGTGCTCAAGCGGACGACGGACTTCAACGCGGTGCCGGTGATGGGCATGGTGCACGGCATCCTCTTCGTGCTCTACGTGATCTTCTGGGCGGACGCCTGGAACCGCACCAAGTGGCCCGCGAAGACCGCCGCCCTCTACTTCGTCCTCTCGGTGCTGCCGACCGGCGGCTTCTTCGCCGAGCGCAAGCTGCGCCGCGAGGCCGAGAACGCGATCATCGCTTCCCGCGCGCGCCGCGAAGGCGTGGTGGAGGCGTCATGA
- a CDS encoding MTH1187 family thiamine-binding protein, giving the protein MIVAFSVSPLGVGEDVGEYVADAVRVVRESGLPNRTDAMFTSIEGEWDEVMDVVKRAVAAVEARAPRVSLVLKADIRPGVTDGLTSKVETVERHLAD; this is encoded by the coding sequence ATGATCGTCGCCTTCTCGGTCTCCCCGCTGGGTGTGGGCGAGGACGTCGGTGAGTACGTCGCCGACGCCGTCCGCGTCGTACGCGAGTCGGGGCTCCCCAACCGCACGGACGCGATGTTCACCTCGATCGAGGGCGAGTGGGACGAGGTCATGGACGTCGTGAAGCGCGCCGTCGCCGCGGTCGAGGCGCGTGCGCCGCGGGTCTCGCTCGTACTGAAGGCCGACATCCGGCCGGGCGTCACGGACGGTCTGACCTCCAAGGTCGAAACCGTGGAGCGGCACCTCGCCGACTAG
- a CDS encoding MarR family winged helix-turn-helix transcriptional regulator yields the protein MPKPLSLAFDPIARADELWQQRWGPVPSMAAITSIMRAHQILLAEVDAVVKPYGLTFARYEALVLLTFSKAGELPMSKIGERLMVHPTSVTNTVDRLVKSGLVDKRPNPNDGRGTLASITDKGREVVEEASADLMKMDFGLRAYDAEECAEIFAMLRPLRVAAEDFEDS from the coding sequence GTGCCGAAGCCGCTCAGTCTTGCCTTCGATCCCATCGCGCGCGCCGACGAACTCTGGCAGCAGCGCTGGGGACCCGTGCCCTCGATGGCCGCGATCACCTCCATCATGCGTGCGCACCAGATCCTGCTCGCGGAGGTCGACGCGGTCGTCAAGCCGTACGGGCTGACCTTCGCGCGCTACGAGGCGCTCGTCCTGCTCACCTTCTCCAAGGCCGGAGAGCTGCCGATGTCCAAGATCGGTGAGCGGCTGATGGTGCATCCCACCTCGGTGACGAACACCGTCGACCGGCTGGTGAAGTCGGGCCTGGTCGACAAGCGCCCCAACCCGAACGACGGGCGGGGCACGCTGGCCTCCATCACCGACAAGGGCCGCGAGGTCGTCGAGGAGGCCAGCGCGGATCTGATGAAGATGGACTTCGGGCTGCGCGCCTACGACGCGGAGGAGTGCGCGGAGATCTTCGCGATGCTCAGGCCGCTGCGGGTGGCCGCGGAGGATTTCGAGGACTCCTGA
- a CDS encoding DUF3817 domain-containing protein, with protein sequence MKRSVLTRYRVMAYVTGVLLVLLTLGVIAKYLLDIDGATGFVSIVGIAHGWLYVVYLVFAFDLGSKAKWPVTKQLWVLLAGTIPTAAFFVERKISKELEPQVREPVPAAAKA encoded by the coding sequence ATGAAACGAAGCGTGCTGACCCGCTACCGCGTGATGGCCTATGTCACCGGTGTGCTGCTGGTCCTGCTCACCCTCGGCGTCATCGCCAAGTACCTGCTGGACATCGACGGGGCGACCGGCTTTGTCAGCATCGTCGGCATCGCGCACGGCTGGCTGTACGTCGTGTACCTCGTCTTCGCCTTCGACCTGGGCTCCAAGGCCAAGTGGCCGGTGACGAAGCAGCTCTGGGTGCTGCTGGCGGGAACGATTCCGACCGCGGCTTTCTTTGTCGAGCGCAAGATCTCCAAGGAGCTGGAACCGCAGGTCAGGGAGCCGGTCCCGGCTGCGGCCAAGGCGTAA
- a CDS encoding acyl-CoA mutase large subunit family protein produces MDAHAVEEGRRRWQARYDKARKRDADFTTLSGDQVDPVYGPRPGDTYEGFERIGWPGEYPYTRGLHATGYRGRTWTIRQFAGFGNARQTNERYKTILANGGGGLSVAFDMPTLMGRDSDEPKALGEVGHCGVAIDSAADMEVLFQDIPLGDVTTSMTISGPAVPVFCMYLVAAERQGIDPAVLNGTLQTDIFKEYIAQKEWLFQPEPHLRLIGDLMEHCAASIPAYKPLSVSGYHIREAGATAAQELAYTLADGFGYVELGLSRGMDVDVFAPGLSFFFDAHVDFFEEIAKFRAARRIWARWMKDVYGARTDKAQWLRFHTQTAGVSLTAQQPYNNVVRTAVEALAAVLGGTNSLHTNALDETLALPSEQAAEIALRTQQVLMEETGVANVADPLGGSWYIEQLTDRIEADAEKIFEQIKERGLRAHPDGQHPIGPVTSGILRGIEDGWFTGEIAESAFQYQRSVEKGDKRVVGVNCLHGSVTGDLEILRVSHEVERDQVEDLTGRKAARDETRVRSALDAMLAAARDGSNMIEPMLAAVRVEATLGEICGVLRDEWGVYTEPPGF; encoded by the coding sequence ATGGACGCTCACGCCGTTGAAGAAGGCCGCCGCCGCTGGCAGGCCCGGTACGACAAGGCCCGCAAGCGGGACGCCGATTTCACCACGCTCTCCGGTGACCAGGTGGACCCGGTGTACGGACCCCGGCCCGGGGACACGTACGAAGGGTTCGAGCGGATCGGCTGGCCGGGCGAGTACCCCTACACCCGGGGTCTGCACGCCACCGGATACCGCGGCCGTACCTGGACCATCAGGCAGTTCGCCGGTTTCGGCAACGCCCGGCAGACCAACGAGCGGTACAAGACGATCCTCGCCAACGGCGGCGGCGGCCTCTCGGTCGCCTTCGACATGCCGACCCTGATGGGCCGCGACTCCGACGAGCCGAAGGCGCTCGGCGAGGTCGGCCACTGCGGGGTCGCCATCGACTCGGCCGCCGACATGGAGGTCCTCTTCCAGGACATCCCGCTCGGCGACGTCACCACGTCGATGACGATCAGCGGCCCGGCCGTCCCGGTCTTCTGCATGTACCTGGTCGCCGCCGAGCGCCAGGGCATCGATCCGGCCGTGCTCAACGGCACGCTCCAGACGGACATCTTCAAGGAGTACATCGCGCAGAAGGAGTGGCTCTTCCAGCCCGAGCCGCATCTGCGCCTGATCGGTGACCTGATGGAGCACTGCGCCGCCTCCATCCCCGCGTACAAGCCGCTCTCGGTCTCCGGGTACCACATCCGCGAGGCGGGCGCGACGGCCGCGCAGGAGCTGGCGTACACCCTGGCCGACGGCTTCGGCTACGTGGAGCTCGGCCTCTCCCGCGGCATGGACGTGGACGTCTTCGCGCCCGGCCTCAGCTTCTTCTTCGACGCGCACGTCGACTTCTTCGAGGAGATCGCCAAGTTCCGCGCGGCGCGCAGGATCTGGGCGCGCTGGATGAAGGACGTGTACGGCGCCCGGACCGACAAGGCGCAGTGGCTCCGTTTCCACACCCAGACGGCCGGTGTGTCGCTGACCGCGCAGCAGCCGTACAACAACGTCGTACGGACCGCGGTCGAGGCGCTGGCCGCGGTCCTCGGCGGCACCAACTCCCTGCACACCAACGCCCTGGACGAGACCCTCGCGCTGCCGAGCGAGCAGGCGGCGGAGATCGCCCTGCGCACGCAGCAGGTGCTGATGGAGGAGACGGGCGTCGCTAATGTGGCCGACCCGCTCGGCGGTTCCTGGTACATCGAGCAGCTCACCGACCGCATCGAGGCCGACGCCGAGAAGATCTTCGAGCAGATCAAGGAGCGCGGCCTGCGCGCGCACCCCGACGGGCAGCACCCGATCGGGCCGGTCACCTCGGGGATCCTGCGCGGCATCGAGGACGGCTGGTTCACCGGGGAGATCGCCGAGTCGGCCTTCCAGTACCAGCGCTCGGTGGAGAAGGGCGACAAGCGGGTCGTCGGCGTCAACTGTCTGCACGGCTCGGTGACGGGCGACCTGGAGATCCTGCGGGTCAGCCACGAGGTGGAACGCGACCAGGTCGAGGACCTGACAGGCCGCAAGGCGGCCCGGGACGAGACCCGCGTGCGGTCCGCGCTGGACGCCATGCTGGCAGCGGCCCGGGACGGCTCGAACATGATCGAGCCGATGCTGGCCGCGGTCCGGGTGGAGGCGACGCTCGGCGAGATCTGCGGGGTGCTGCGGGACGAGTGGGGGGTGTACACGGAGCCGCCCGGGTTCTGA
- a CDS encoding MarR family winged helix-turn-helix transcriptional regulator encodes MATGEFPDSLADALAGVHRLIRRRLRRELRAPPLRGAQAELLRLVAGSPGIRVSAAAKELCLAGNSVSTLVNQLTHVGYLRRERDPDDRRSVRLLLTPAARERLRDWQERRSELVRAQVARLSEEDRAALAAALPALRSLTRNLREEVEGS; translated from the coding sequence ATGGCCACGGGAGAGTTCCCCGACTCGCTCGCCGACGCCCTGGCCGGTGTTCACCGGCTCATCCGGCGGCGGTTGCGCCGGGAGCTGCGTGCCCCGCCGCTGCGTGGCGCACAGGCCGAGCTTCTGCGGCTGGTCGCCGGCAGCCCCGGTATCCGGGTCTCGGCCGCGGCCAAGGAGCTGTGTCTGGCCGGGAATTCGGTCTCCACGCTGGTGAACCAGCTCACCCACGTCGGGTACCTGCGCCGCGAGAGGGACCCGGACGACCGCCGCTCGGTGCGGCTGCTGCTGACCCCCGCGGCCCGCGAGCGGCTGCGTGACTGGCAGGAGCGGCGCAGCGAGCTGGTCCGTGCCCAGGTGGCCCGGCTGTCCGAGGAGGACCGGGCAGCACTGGCCGCGGCGCTTCCGGCGCTGCGCAGCCTCACCCGGAACCTGCGCGAGGAGGTGGAGGGCTCATGA
- a CDS encoding ABC transporter ATP-binding protein, with protein MSATEYTDPAADGIAVACNGLEYSFGEAKAVDDVDLSVEAGEVFGLLGPNGAGKTTVIRCITTLLPVPAGRVRVFGRDAAKERMAVRRLLGYVPQQLSADAGLTGRENVTLFARVFDVSRKERAERVAQVLAAVGLTDAADRLAKTYSGGMIRRLELAQALVSAPRLLILDEPTIGLDPIARTSVWEHIDAVRKATGMTVLVTTHYMDEADQYCDRLALMHLGRVRAVGTPDELRSALRERNRAEGGSDRPPTLEDVFRDVAGSGLDEQGGEFRDVRTTRRTATRVG; from the coding sequence ATGAGTGCTACGGAGTACACCGACCCGGCAGCCGACGGCATCGCGGTCGCCTGCAACGGTCTGGAGTACAGCTTCGGCGAGGCGAAAGCCGTCGACGACGTGGATCTGTCGGTCGAGGCCGGTGAGGTCTTCGGCCTGCTCGGGCCGAACGGAGCGGGCAAGACCACCGTGATCCGCTGCATCACCACCCTGCTGCCGGTCCCGGCGGGCCGCGTGCGGGTCTTCGGGCGCGACGCGGCGAAGGAGCGGATGGCGGTCCGGCGGCTGCTCGGTTACGTACCGCAGCAGCTCTCCGCCGACGCCGGTCTCACCGGGCGGGAGAACGTGACCCTGTTCGCCCGGGTCTTCGACGTCTCCCGAAAGGAACGGGCCGAGCGCGTCGCGCAGGTGCTGGCCGCCGTCGGGCTGACCGACGCGGCCGACCGGCTCGCCAAGACCTACTCCGGCGGCATGATCCGCCGTCTCGAACTCGCCCAGGCGCTGGTCAGCGCTCCCCGGCTGCTGATTCTGGACGAACCGACCATCGGTCTCGACCCGATCGCCAGGACCAGCGTGTGGGAGCACATCGACGCCGTACGGAAAGCCACCGGCATGACCGTGCTGGTGACCACCCACTACATGGACGAGGCCGACCAGTACTGCGACCGGCTCGCGCTGATGCACCTCGGGCGGGTACGGGCCGTCGGTACGCCCGACGAGCTCAGGTCCGCCCTTCGCGAGCGCAACCGCGCCGAGGGCGGCAGCGACCGTCCGCCGACGCTGGAGGACGTCTTCCGGGACGTCGCAGGCAGCGGTCTCGACGAGCAGGGAGGCGAATTCCGTGATGTCCGCACCACGCGCCGCACCGCCACCCGGGTCGGCTGA
- a CDS encoding ABC transporter permease: MSAPRAAPPPGSADPTPVGEPGLLLVPPKARTGWRMVPARVAAMCLVELQKLRHDRTELYTRAIQPALWLLIFGETFTRIKAIPTGGIPYIDYLAPGIIAQSAMFIAIFYGIQIIWERDAGILTKLLVTPTPRSALTTGKAFAAGVKALIQAVVVIVIAALLGVGLTWNPLRLLGVAVVVIMGAAFFSCLSVAIAGIVLTRDRLMGIGQAITMPLFFASNALYPVAIMPGWLQAVSKFNPLSYQVDALRGLLLGTPSHLGLDFGVLAGAALVSILVSSALLGRLAR, from the coding sequence ATGTCCGCACCACGCGCCGCACCGCCACCCGGGTCGGCTGACCCCACCCCGGTGGGCGAGCCGGGACTGCTCCTGGTCCCGCCCAAGGCCCGCACCGGCTGGCGGATGGTCCCGGCCAGGGTCGCCGCGATGTGCCTGGTCGAGCTGCAGAAACTGCGCCACGACCGCACCGAGCTGTACACCAGGGCCATCCAGCCGGCCCTGTGGCTGCTGATCTTCGGTGAGACCTTCACCCGGATCAAGGCCATTCCGACCGGCGGCATTCCGTACATCGACTATCTCGCGCCGGGCATCATCGCCCAGTCCGCGATGTTCATCGCGATCTTCTACGGCATTCAGATCATCTGGGAGCGGGACGCCGGGATTCTCACCAAGCTCCTGGTCACGCCGACCCCGAGATCCGCGCTGACCACCGGTAAGGCGTTCGCCGCCGGGGTGAAGGCGCTGATCCAGGCGGTCGTGGTGATCGTCATCGCCGCGCTGCTCGGCGTCGGACTCACCTGGAACCCGCTGCGGCTCCTGGGCGTGGCGGTCGTGGTGATCATGGGTGCGGCCTTCTTCTCCTGTCTGTCGGTGGCCATCGCCGGGATCGTGCTGACCCGTGACCGGCTGATGGGTATCGGACAGGCCATCACGATGCCGTTGTTCTTCGCCTCCAACGCCCTCTACCCGGTCGCGATCATGCCGGGCTGGCTCCAGGCGGTGAGCAAGTTCAATCCACTGAGCTATCAGGTCGACGCCCTGAGAGGTCTGTTGCTGGGCACACCCTCGCACCTGGGTCTCGACTTCGGCGTGTTGGCCGGGGCCGCGCTGGTGAGCATCCTGGTGTCCTCGGCGCTGCTGGGGCGGCTCGCCCGGTGA
- a CDS encoding sensor histidine kinase: MSAQDAEPVGGRTPRTAPSHRLGARWRRRRPLRTRLALTASAAVALVALGMCAAAFFVQRYELYHQLDLNLIQSAALVSGGHTGGPPGVVAGECRYLASPACSQIVPADPAGDPSKPYLLPVARPVREVAAGRRAPYFSNITLQGRPTRMLTTTFGHREAVQVALRSDPVERSVRRTAWLLAAAGGVGVLFAAALGYWVSRTGLAPVARLTRAAERIAATRDPRHRIELPPGPVTREDEVTRLAATFNAMLGELEQSVTAQRRLVADASHELRTPLTALRTNAELLSRADRLTDAQRDRAAAALRRQIHEVTTLVNDLIELARDEEPVPLLEAVRLAPLVEHAATAARGHWPGVAFTVRILADPVVPGVPARLSRLFANLLSNAAKFSEPGGEVELVLTAEELTVRDHGPGIADEDLPYVFDRFYRAEAARALPGSGLGLAMARQIARAHGAELTAERAPGGGALFRLVLP, encoded by the coding sequence GTGAGCGCGCAGGACGCGGAACCGGTGGGAGGGCGCACCCCGCGCACCGCCCCCTCCCACCGGCTCGGCGCCCGCTGGCGCCGCCGCCGGCCGCTGCGCACCCGGCTGGCCCTGACCGCGTCCGCCGCGGTGGCCCTGGTGGCGCTCGGCATGTGTGCGGCGGCCTTCTTCGTGCAGCGGTACGAGCTCTACCACCAGCTGGACCTCAATCTGATCCAGTCGGCGGCCCTGGTCAGCGGCGGGCACACCGGTGGGCCGCCTGGTGTCGTGGCGGGCGAATGCCGCTACCTGGCCTCCCCGGCCTGTTCGCAGATCGTGCCGGCCGATCCGGCCGGTGACCCGTCGAAGCCGTACCTCCTGCCGGTCGCGCGGCCGGTGCGGGAGGTCGCCGCGGGCCGACGCGCTCCGTACTTCAGCAACATCACGCTGCAGGGGCGCCCCACCCGGATGCTCACCACCACCTTCGGCCACCGCGAGGCGGTGCAGGTCGCGCTCCGTTCCGACCCGGTGGAGCGGAGCGTACGGCGGACGGCGTGGCTGCTCGCCGCCGCCGGCGGGGTCGGTGTGCTCTTCGCCGCCGCCCTCGGCTACTGGGTGTCACGCACCGGACTGGCCCCGGTCGCGCGGCTCACCCGGGCCGCCGAGCGGATCGCGGCCACCCGCGATCCGCGCCACCGCATCGAGCTGCCCCCGGGGCCGGTGACACGGGAGGACGAGGTCACCCGGCTGGCCGCCACGTTCAACGCCATGCTGGGTGAGCTGGAACAGTCGGTCACCGCCCAGCGCCGGCTGGTGGCGGACGCCTCCCACGAGCTGCGTACCCCGCTCACCGCGCTCCGTACGAACGCCGAACTCCTCTCCCGGGCGGACCGGTTGACCGACGCCCAGCGCGACAGGGCCGCCGCGGCGCTCCGGCGGCAGATCCATGAGGTCACGACGTTGGTGAACGATCTGATCGAGCTGGCCCGCGACGAGGAGCCCGTCCCGCTCCTGGAGGCCGTCCGGCTGGCTCCGCTGGTCGAGCACGCCGCCACGGCGGCACGCGGCCACTGGCCCGGGGTCGCCTTCACGGTACGGATCCTGGCCGACCCGGTCGTTCCCGGTGTCCCGGCCCGGCTCTCCCGGCTGTTCGCCAACCTTCTCTCCAACGCGGCCAAGTTCTCCGAGCCGGGGGGCGAGGTCGAACTGGTGCTCACGGCGGAGGAGCTGACCGTCCGCGATCACGGACCCGGGATCGCGGACGAGGACCTCCCGTACGTCTTCGACCGTTTCTACCGGGCGGAGGCGGCCCGCGCGCTCCCCGGCTCGGGCCTGGGGCTGGCGATGGCCCGGCAGATCGCCCGCGCGCACGGGGCCGAACTCACGGCGGAGCGGGCGCCGGGCGGCGGGGCGCTGTTCCGGCTGGTGCTGCCCTGA
- a CDS encoding response regulator transcription factor, whose protein sequence is MNPHPHPHSVSTQQRKILVVDDQPEVRAAVEDGLAVEGYEVRGAADGLAALSTVSSWQPDAIVLDVMMPVLDGLGVCRQLRAVGDRTPVLVLTALDSVSERVDGLEAGADDYLVKPFALDELVARVRALLRRAAPAEEDRATLSYADLTVDPQTRTGRRSERPIEFSRTEFALLELLLRHPGQVLTRELILERVWGQDFGPDSNSLAVYVGYLRRKLEAAGEPRLVHTVHGVGYRLDLA, encoded by the coding sequence ATGAACCCGCACCCGCACCCGCATTCCGTGAGCACCCAGCAGCGAAAGATCCTGGTCGTCGACGACCAGCCCGAGGTGCGCGCGGCGGTCGAGGACGGCCTCGCGGTCGAGGGGTACGAGGTGCGGGGCGCGGCCGACGGCCTGGCAGCGCTCTCCACCGTCTCTTCCTGGCAGCCGGACGCGATCGTGCTGGACGTGATGATGCCGGTGCTCGACGGGCTCGGGGTCTGCCGTCAGCTGCGGGCCGTGGGCGACCGTACGCCCGTCCTGGTGCTGACCGCGCTGGACTCGGTGAGCGAGCGGGTGGACGGCCTGGAGGCAGGCGCGGACGACTATCTCGTGAAGCCCTTCGCCCTCGACGAACTCGTCGCCCGGGTGCGGGCGCTGCTGCGGCGGGCGGCCCCGGCGGAGGAGGACCGGGCCACGCTGTCGTACGCGGATCTCACCGTCGACCCGCAGACCCGCACCGGCCGCCGCTCCGAGCGCCCGATCGAATTCAGCCGGACCGAATTCGCCCTGCTAGAACTCCTGCTGCGCCACCCGGGGCAGGTCCTCACCCGCGAGCTGATCCTGGAGCGGGTCTGGGGGCAGGACTTCGGCCCGGACTCCAACTCCCTAGCGGTGTACGTCGGTTACCTCCGCCGCAAGCTGGAGGCGGCGGGCGAGCCCCGCCTGGTCCACACCGTGCACGGCGTCGGCTACCGGCTGGATCTGGCGTGA